The segment TTCTTCCCAGGCTTGACCTGAAAAGCACGAAGATAGAAAAACCGTCACCAGAATTTTAGCACAACAGACACAGTCAACAGACACAGTCAACAGACACAGTCCACAAACAGCATCCCTAACTGAGGTTTCAGAACAATCGAAGTGAATGTAGAACAGATTGTAGCATATTCATGAAACAGTTTAACCACAAATATTTGTACTGTTGGTCTTGCCTTAAAATAGAAATACAAAAAGGACAGTTTAGTAAAAGATACACTTAGCCAACATTGATGCCAACATCGCTTTCAAATGTGGGTTCATAGCAAGAATGTCACAGAACAGAGCAGCCACATGAAGCTGACCAAGCGacagaaaaaaggaaaaatcaTGATGTTCCACATTCAGAGGAGTTGAGGGTAGCAAGATCATGTTTGCTTGAGCTCCTCTACAGAAACAGCAACTCTGCCCGGGGGTCCACCATAATTCACACGCATCCTGAAATACAATTTATAGTACCAAGAGGGcagccgtctgtgtgtgtgtgcacacatttAACCAAATACATTTCTGTTCCTGCAAATGAGGTTGAAGATATCCGCCCTACATTCAGACACGCAGGCTTTCTGGAAAATGATTCAAGGCTTCACACAGAAAAGCAGAACGAAACAAACCACGATCTGCAACAGCAGGAAGTGATAATGAATCAACGTGAAAATCCTGTTACACAGTGTCAGACCATGGGACGCAACACTGagtaacagggagtcaggtggctgagcggttagggagtcgggctagtaatctgaagtttactggttcgattcccagaacgttgtgtccttgggcaaggcaattcaccctacttgcctctaggggaatgtccctgtacttactgtaagtcgctctggataagaccgtctgctaaatgactaaatgtaaatgtaaacaccggTAGGTTATTACTCTGTAAAGGGCTTCAGGAAGTCACTAAATTGACTATTAATTCACCTGTCCATGAAATTGAACCCCAGGGTTGGTGGTCTAGAACAGAGAGTATTATAACTACAATTTCTACGGCAGCTTTCCCAGTGAGACGTAAGGAAGTGACGTcaagagtcagatggctgagcggttagggaagcaggctattaatcagaaggttgccagttcgattccctgccgaaACTCATTAAATCTTTCATTATAATTTACGAATGGCATTGCCATTGACAAACTCGGCCATCTACCAGTTCCAGCCTACGCCAACACCAGGCCCTGTAAGTGAAAGAGACTGTCCATTCAGGCTTCAGTAAGTCCTGACTCACATAACACGGATTGATGTTTCAATAGTCATGTAGTGCGTGGAGATCCTAAACATAGTACCGGCAGTGCTGTGGAAAACGGTTTGTGTAAGAATCCTCCAGAGGGTGAGCTTTGATGTGCCGTGACACTCTGTGGAGGCCTCGCAGCACTAAAGCTCTCAGCTTGGCACAGCAGACACGTCGGGCCGAGCCagcgacagacacagagacaaacacactcaactTAGAAGTGACAACATTTTTCAGTCAACTTTTCtttatgcatctgtgtgtgtgtcattttcgGTGCTTCATGTGTGTTTTTACTTAAAAGTGACATCATTTCTCATTCAACTACAgcactgtgtgcgtgtctgtgtgtgttggttgagtGTGTACGTACACACTCAACAAAGCCCCAGGGGTCAATTACTTGTGTTGACAcaacacatctctcctctcttgagGCTAAAATGGGCAGGCTGGGATGCTAAGAGGAAATCATCATGTGAATGGGGTTAACCATGAGTAAAGTAGGATACATAAGACAAAACACTATGAaaaccctctcctgctccctacctgaaacctgctgtgtgtgtgtgtgtgtgtgtgtgtgtatgtgtgtgtgtgtgtgtatatgtgtgtgtgtgtgtgtgtgtgtgtgtgtgtgtgtgtcaagcccCAGGGGCTTCCTAAGGTTGGAAACACACGAGTCATTCAACACCACAAAGCCCTTCCCCTCTCTACCTGCGGGGGCGGGGCACTTGGTCCTGGTCCTGCTCGGGGTCTTCcctgacgaggaggaggaggagggggggggcacgggcGGGCCAAACAGCTTGTCCTCCATGTTGGCTCTCTTCACGTACACACAGGACTTCCCCAGTAGCACGATGCTGTTCAGCACCTTCAGAGTCACCATCCTGGACAGgaagtacattacatttagtcatttatcagacgttcttatccagagcaacttacagtaagtacagggacattctagggtgaagtgccttgcccaaggacacaacgtcattttgcacagccgggaatcgaaccagcaaccttcggattactagcccaattccctaaccgctcagccacctgactcccaggatAAGTAGCAGGATGTagtatcaacaacaacaaatgcagTGTAAACATCAAGTGTGTTGTCATACGCACTGTTACTGACAGTGAAACGCTTGATTTTTAAGCTTCCTCGACAATCCAGTCGTAgagatataaataaatgtatacatGAAACAGCTGAGCCTAAAGTAATGTAAACGTCTAGTGAACACAGAGTAGCTTGGTGCTTCACACGGGCTGAACAGTCTGGCAGCGGCCCGAGCCGTCCTCCCCAGTCCCACACAGATGGGCCAGAGTCAGGGTCAGAGTCAGGACCAGAGTCAGGACCAGAGTCAGGCTCAGAGTCAGGACCAGAGTCAGGACCAGAGTCAGGACCAGAGTCAGGACCAGAGTCAGGGCCAGAGTCAGGACCATAGTCAGGACCAGAGTCAGGGCCAGAGTCAGGGCCAGAGTCAGGCTCAGAGTCAGGGCCAGAGTCAGGACCAGAGTCAGGGCCAGAGTCAGGACCAGAGTCAGGACCAGAGTCAGGACCAGAGTCAGGCTCAGAGTCAGGACCAGAGTCAGGGCCAGAGTCAGGGCCAGAGTCAGGGCCAGAGTCAGGACCAGAGTCAGGGCCAGAGTCAGGCTCAGAGTCAGGGTCACAgctgggtcagaggtcacagctcCCAAAACAGGGTCAAATCCACGGTCTCATCGCACAACGGATTAACACAAACCCCTTCCGAATCTGTCCGATTCTGAGACCGGCCACTTGGTCTCTGGGTGGGTGAGAAGGGTTTGACATCCGACGCGGAGAGACATGCTGATGTGGGTATGTGGACCACCAGGCCCCGGGGGACTGGGAGAGCAGTCTCTGCCCAGACACAGGGGCTGGTTGGGGCACAGCTATTGTTAGCTCTtggtgaggggtggtgggaggtgaggggtggtgggaggtgaggggtggtgggagggaaCATGACAGCCatgtgggggagagaagggagagagaggagctggctaAAGGACTAACATCTTTCAGTGCAGACGGGATGTCTTAGTTTGAATCTCACCCCAGGTAGAAGAGGAACACACAGACGTAGGACAGCGCCCCCTGCACCTTCACAGACGTCATCACCACTCGGATGAGCTGGGGAAACATCCAAAATAACCTCAGGATGCAGACACAACAACGCGCTCTGGGATTATAGCTCAGTGTGCTGTGTATCAATAACCTAAATAGGGTTAGCGGACAAAAAAGTTTAAAAGGTTTTAAAGCTTGGGCCGTTGCATTATCAACAGCAAGACGTAAATCCTACGGATTACAGTTCGTATGAACAAACGTATATTAGAGAGCGGATCTTAAATTAGGATTCAACATTACATAACCCGGCGGCACCCAACAGTGAACAGAGCAGACatgaatgatgatgatgttgaagtTCTCACCAGAACTGCTAAAGGCAGCGGGATAAAGCCCATTCTCCTGGCCACAGAGTCGCTGTAGTCGGTACAAGCCTGTGAatcaacacacacgcatattcaTTAAACCCACCAAACAAAACACTGTGACACTGTGGGTGGAACGTCGCAGGCTGGCGTGTGCATAATGGCGGCGGTTTATTTAtgaaggtgggggggtgggggggaacgtACGTTTTTCTGTCGACTGCTTACGAGATCGAAGGCCAGACTGGCTCGGTATTCACTGTACACCTGGAGGTAAGCAAACAACTGAATTTActgtctttgtcacacacacccacacacaatacTGTAGAAAATTGCCTGGCAGACAAGTGCAGGTAGTCACTACTGAGCAGAGTCTTGAGGGAAGAGGTCAGCTGTGTAGAGATGTGGTGGGCTGTGGGCGAGGCTGTACTTAACAATGGGCTGCCCCTCCTCCGGCCTCCACACGGACAcacggatgcacacacacacacacacacaagggcacaCACACGGATATACACATgtacgcacggacacacacacacacacacgtacgcacacacacacacacacacacatggatatacACATGtactcatggacacacacacacacacagatatacacatgtacgcacggacacacacacacacacatggatatacACATGtacgcatggacacacacacacacacacatggatatacACATGtacgcatggacacacacacatggatatacACATgtacgcacggacacacacacacgggcacacacacacacgcatgcacaagcggacacacacacacacatacacatgtacgcacggacacacacacacacagtcccggaGGCACAGGACGTAATCTGCAGTGTTATTGTtctggagcagggctgggaACGGGAGCTCAAAATGCTCCCAGCAGAGACGGATTACGGCTGGCTTCACACTGAACACTGCTCCGACAGACTAAGCCACCGGCCCAAACACTGAATAATCCCTCCGACGAGAGCAGACCCTCCCAGAAGAACAGCCTCGattctcctcctgctgtctccAACCGCGAGggagaccttctcctcctcaccacagGCCAATTAGAATTATATTCAATTAACTCTGATGAATTAAAAGTTTCTACACGAGATTCATAAAAGGGTCATGTCTTTCGACGGGAAAGTGTGAATAAAATGAACTGTAATTGAAAAAATATTATAGAAATCCTAATCCTCAAGTGGTGAGAATGGTCCACGTCTTGTGCGGTTCTTATCTGCCTTCTGATTAAATATGGGAGCTTACGTCTGCGGTGATCTCGTTGAACTTGGTGATGAAGGCGTGTTTGACGATGTCGACCACAACCTCTGAGCTGATCACCATGACGACGTCTGGGAGCAACGCCCACAGGtggtctggagacacacacacacaggtcacatagGCTGCACTTAACGCGTACATTTACAATACAAAAATTACTCATTTAACAAACGCTGTTATACAAATCGACGTACACAACACTCCTTAATACTAGCTAGCAGGTTAGCATCGTAACATCGCTAGTCAGTAGCACCAGTCGTGTTAGTAGTCAGCaggttagcatgttagcatcATGACCGTAGCTAACATCTCTTTACTGCCAGTAGCTAGCTCTCCACTGTGGCCCTGCCCCCCTCACTATCCTCTCCACTACTGTGTGAAAGGCCTTTAGAAAGATCATCTTGTCCCAAGGTGATACAGAACCAGGCAAAAGTTTCAGTTACCTTGGTTCCAGGCGAACTGCTCCATGTTTCTGAGACACACGATGAGCAGGAGAACGTAGTGAGTGAAGCGCTCCTTGATGTCTGAGGAGAAAAATCGATGATTTTACTTTAAGTTACATTTTATTCGTTTAGCAGACGGCTTTTGTACAAAAGTGCCGTATAAATGGTGCATAGAGAAAGTACAAGCAGAAGATCGATGATTGGAAGCGCACATCATTTGAGTCAACAGTATATTTAGAGCAGCCATTCCCAACCTTTTACACTTAGCGGCCGCAACCCACAGGTTGGGAATCACTGATTTAGAGACTATTGCAAAGTTGCTAGCCACATCCCAGCTACCAGAAACTAGGGCTGGGAATTTCAAGGGACGATCACGATACGATACATATTGCGATACTTGGGTGACGATACGATACATATTGCGATTCTCACGATCCTTGCGATTCTTTCTGTGTTGTGATTTGTATTGTGATTATCTTTTagtttttatataaatatagaCTATGATAAACAGTTTTCCTTACAAATACAATATTTTGCCCAATACATTGAATACTATAACAAAACACATGAATCATTTAATAGTAATAATAGTAACATTTTTTAGTTTTCAGGGCCTAGAAtaatgttaataataataatttaaaaaataataatcgaTTATTGGATTTTAGAATCAATGTTTGAATCGCAAAAAATAGTATTGCGATATATCACTGTATCGATTTTCCCCCCATCCCTACCAGGAACGTCGATGAACAAAAAAATATGATACAGTACAGGGCAACAGCTCAATGACAGCAGCTAGATAATTAAGACATGgtgatttattcatttattttattcttattattttaaTAGTCGGTTTATAACCTAAACGTCTCTGTAGAAATCTAAAACACTGGCCTTGTGAAAGCCTTTGGACAGTAAACAGTCTCGGGTTTTCAAAAGTGTGATGCAGCCTGCGGAAAGCAACTCTCCAAATGGGCAATCTTTAAAGACGGGAGCAAATTGCACGGACGAAAAAAGAAATGAATTTGTCTTATTTTGGGTCCTTTTATTCCAGCAGAAgaagagcagcagagaggaaaACACACTAGGAGGAAACACACTGCCTCGAGCAGAAACACCCTCATTCTGAATGCATTAAAACCATACAGTATCTCTTCTCTCTTATCAAAGCTGAATAAACAGCGCTGATTACCGCTTCAAAAGGCATCAGTGATCCGTAAAACGACATCAAGGAGACATCAAATCAATTCCTGACATCCTACTGTTAGTATTATCACCTTAGGGCTGCTCTGAGTCGAACACTTAGCAACAGGATATGTCTTTGCATGCCAGAACTCATCACTGACACAAGATGATGAGTCAGAtgggtgagcggttagggaatcgggctattaatcagaaggttgccggttcgattcccgatcTTACattctctgtacttactgtaagtcgctctggataagagtgtctgctaaatgactcaatgtaaatgtaagatgagATGTGTTTATAAGTTTGTCAACTTACCACTATTAGACATCTGAAACAGGTTGTTCTTCTCAAACTTCTTGAACACACTTCCTTTGATCTCAACGAACTGCACACGCACGgatagagaagaggaggacGTCATAAATGATGACACGTTTACATCCCATAATAATGAGGAAAGTGATAAAGGAAGACAGCACTCCGCTACGGTGTGTGGGTGCGAGTCTGTGTgtgctagagtgtgtgtgtgcatgcgtgagagtgtgtgtgcgtgtgagttctCACATTGTTAGACATCATGATGGTGAGCAGAGACTTGTTGTGGGAGTTGAAGGCTACGTTGAGCGTGGAGGCTTGGACCATGATGAGGATGGAATGCAGGACTGAAGGGAAGAGTGAGGCTGAAGGAAGATAACACACTAAACAGGCTGTGTTTCCAAGTCTCTCAACCCGGTAAGAACATAGCATTAAGGGTTAGATTCCGACtacttcccccacccccacctttatctctctctctctctgctttcatgTCTTATCTCCTACtgtcctaataataataaaagttgctaaaaatataaaataaaaaacactaaacaggcaagagagagagcggacaACCTTTCACCCCAGGAAGGATACAGACGTAGAACACAGCcatgaggaagtgagagaggaccCCCaggctgtctctcttcctctccttcggcTCTGTGGCCGTCCAGTACAGCGCGTCCAGGATGTCTTGgccgaaggaggagaagagacggTCAGCCACCTGGCAGGGACGGCACAGCCACAGTTACACAGACGGCACAGCCACAGTTACACAGACGGCACAGCCACAGTTACACAGACGGCACAGCCACAGTTACACAGTTACACAGACGGCACAGCCACAGTTACACAGACGGCACAGCCACAGTTACACAGTTACACAGACGGCACAGCCACAGTTACACAGACGGCACAGCCACAGTTACACAGACGACACAGCCACAGTTACACAGTTACACAGACGGCACAGCCACAGTTACACAGACGGCACAGCCACAGTTACACAGTTACACAGACGGCACAGCCACAGTTACACAGACGGCACAGCCACAGTTACACAGACGACACAGCCACAGTTACACAGACGGCACAGCCACAGTTACACAGACGGCACAGCCACAGTTACACAGACGACACAGCCACAGTTACACAGACGGCACAGCCACAGTTACACAGACGGCACAGCCACAGTTACACAGTTACACAGACGGCACAGCCACAGTTACACAGACGGCACAGCCACAGTTACACAGTTACACAGACGGCACAGCCACAGTTACACAGACGGCACAGCCACAGTTACACAGACGGCACAGCCACAGTTACACAGTTACACAGACGGCACAGCCACAGTTACACAGACGGCACAGCCACAGTTACACAGTTACACAGACGGCACAGCCACAGTTACACAGACGGCACAGCCACAGTTACACAGACGGCACAGCCAAAGTTAAGCGGGGTTTGAACGTGACACTGTCAGTCAAGCCTGATCCACTGAGGAGGCTTTTTGAAGAGGTAAGGTAGAATTATGGTTAACTCAATAACTTTGGTACCTATATACGAGCATGTCGTATATAGGTACCATCCTCTGCGGACTGGGCCATCAAAATACACAACAGTGGGAACCAGGCGTACAGAGGATCATGGGTAGTTTGTAGAGGATCGAGGGTAGTGACTAGTGCATCATGGGTAGTGTAGTCCCCGTACCTCTAGCATGTTGTAGATGATGTAGAGCTTGATGACGGACTGGCCCCGGATCATGTGGTACATCATGGAGTAGTCCACGTAGTGCATCATGGAGTAACACAGCAGCAGGATCAGACCCTTCAGGACGTCACACACCTGGGCCGGCTGCAGCAGCCGCGAGCCGctgggcgcgcacacacacacacgcacacacacacacacacagacaggcacacacacacacgcacacacacacacagacaggcacacacacacacacacacacacacacacacgcacacacacacacacacacacacacgcacacacacacacacagacaggcacacacacacacacacacacacacacacacacacacacacacgcacacacacacacacacacacacacgcacacacacacacacacagacaggcacacacacacacacacacacacacacacacacacacacacacacacgcacacacacacacacacacagacaggcacacacacacacgcacacacacacacacacagacaggcacacacacacacacacacacgcacacacacaggcacacacacacacacacagacaggcacacacacacatacgcacacacgcacacacacaggcaaggacacacagacacatgcacacacacacacacacagacacacacacacagacacacacacacacacacacgcacacacacacacacacagacaggcacacacacacatacgcacacacgcacacacacaggcaaggacacacagacacatgcacacacacaaacaaacaacgtTACAATACTGCGGTAGGATCTTAAACACAATTTTTATTACCTGTCTAACTACTGTTGTAATGAATATGGTTGACTGACAGCTTCATGCATTACAAAAGGCCAATACCGGGAGGGATATTAGCAGCTTAATGACATCAGAAGTCAGTGACCTGGGTTAGCTGAACACAGAGTGAACATACAGGAAATGTGCCAGTACATCAGAGCAGCTGTGATCAGCCTCAGTGGATATGGAACGTGCAGTGGGGAACTCAACGGTAACATTAAAACATGCAAATGACAGACGGCAACTTGAGCCAATCAGAAGTCTGcagcagagaaaaagaggatGCTGAGTGGCTGAAAGGGCATGTTAGGGTGAGATTAACAACCTAATTACAGGTGTATCTgttcatttattattattttcagcTAGCAGTAAAATGTATGAAAAATCGTATAAGCTTATTTacatgggagggggggaaggtttGACGACTACTTTGTGACTTTAAGGACTAAATACAAGTGTAAACATTAAGGTATAAGGTGTTACAATAAGGACTGTTTACAGTGTTACATTAATTACTGTTACATTTCTACTGTATGATATTGGACTAAAGACAGCAATGTGATTTGATTTGAGAAAAAACCTTCACACCTATCCACTTCCTTAACACATACTAGTACACTATACTAGTACACTAAGCTAATACACTATAATTGTACACTACGTTGGTACACTACAGTAGCATGCTGTTAGCACAGTCCATGCCCATGCATCAGCTGGAGGGAATGAGGAGTTAGCTAGCTGTTGATTGAGATGCTTGATTTCAGCAAGTGCCTGGTTGATTTTCgaaattgctgtgtgtgtgtgtgtgtgtgtgtgtgcgtgtgagcattaatgtgtgtgtgagacacaggCATCGCCTGAGCCTTGAACCACACACAGATTGGAGAGGATGTGACAGTCATCTGGGTATAACGAAGCTCTCTTTGTGTTGCACTGGGCCGTATGGAGTGACTGAGACAAAATGTCACGTTAAATCCACCATCAAGAAGTAAACAATGAAAAAAATATTCCTTGAATGCTAGCCCCCTCTAGTGGTGAAGAGTGGCACACCACCACCTactgagacaggaagtggctgACCCCTAACACGACATTGATGTTGCTGTGGGAgatgttgctgtgggatgtaGCTGGCGCCCCCTGTGGTCTGTCTGTGAGCCAGGCCTGTGCCACCTGACACCAGCACCAGGCCAGTGCATCTGATAGCTCACCACAGCTGACAAACGCTTGAACCGGCCAACAGCacatcctatgtgtgtgtgtgtgtgtgtgtatgtgtgaaacacacagagagagagagagagagagagagagagagagagagagagagagagagagagagagagagagagaggagtggagaagagagagtaggagagtgactgaagagagaagagaaggagaggggaagagagggagggatgagacaaagagagacagagagagaggagtggagtggaggagagagtaggagagtgactgaagagagaggaaatgggGAGGCaaagaaagtgacagagagagtgtgtgtgtgtgtgtgtgtgtgtgtaggagacagacagatgtgtgtgttgtggagtgtTTGGAGGGGGGCTCGAGGGAAGTCTGTCTCTGTAAAGGTCAGTCAATGATGCTTCAGCGCCCTGCTGACAAGCATGAAGGCCAAGCAGCACCATCAGCAGAGGCCAGTAGGGCTCCAGTCGCACCAGCCCTGTGCTGGGTGACCAACAGCCTCTAATAGAGGCCAAGAGGTTCTGGGGGAACAGCCTCCATAACGTacttttcctttttctctctcaatctttcaacctttttttttttatacacagtgaaaggagaggagagaggagaacagataagcctaaaacagagtagattaaagcagagcagacaATAGAGTATAGTAAAGTCCTCATGAAGTACTCacgaatgatgcaaacttttttttttttactttctttccCAAAATATCTTccaacctttcaaaaaaaaaactttcccaaaaatgttttgaaatgattaaaaaaaaaaacgttttgaaacTTTTTCCCCCAAAATATTTAGAAAccttaaaaaaagttttgaatttgttttttttcaaaacatttatttttaagtacagtaacaaagtatttgtacttcgtcCCATCTCTGAATCTAAATAGTATGGTTCAGCCTGACGTTCAGCATGAGTCCCACAGAAATATGAGCTcctacacacatttacattacatttacatttagtcatttagcagacgctcttatccagagcgacttacagtaagtacagggacattccccctgaggcaagtagggtgaagtgccttgcccaaggacacaacgtcatttggcacggccgggaatcgaactggcaaccttctgattactagcccgcttccctaaccgctcagccacctgactccctcttccATTAAACACTTTCATTGCGAAGTTCTCCAAGCATAACAATCTATTTACTCTCTCGTGTTCTGTAATGGTGATTGAACGCATGACTGGAAGCACTGACAGCA is part of the Osmerus eperlanus chromosome 13, fOsmEpe2.1, whole genome shotgun sequence genome and harbors:
- the tapt1a gene encoding transmembrane anterior posterior transformation protein 1 homolog isoform X1, coding for MADSLGTGLSDKKESEIKVKKKENLLWDDARRSGKIGITPDPETLGFYDINAVRREQQRDLSDPSLGRFMCAELTRGYFLERNEAKYTERRERVYTCMRIPKELEKLMIFGFFLCLDAFLYVFTLLPLRVLLALLRVLTLPCCGLRAHVCPYCRRSSGSRLLQPAQVCDVLKGLILLLCYSMMHYVDYSMMYHMIRGQSVIKLYIIYNMLEVADRLFSSFGQDILDALYWTATEPKERKRDSLGVLSHFLMAVFYVFLHSILIMVQASTLNVAFNSHNKSLLTIMMSNNFVEIKGSVFKKFEKNNLFQMSNSDIKERFTHYVLLLIVCLRNMEQFAWNQDHLWALLPDVVMVISSEVVVDIVKHAFITKFNEITADVYSEYRASLAFDLVSSRQKNACTDYSDSVARRMGFIPLPLAVLLIRVVMTSVKVQGALSYVCVFLFYLGMVTLKVLNSIVLLGKSCVYVKRANMEDKLFGPPVPPPSSSSSSGKTPSRTRTKCPAPAGQAWEEKAPTTPGTNTTTSSTSSSITSQPTARAETLPSPSQAAPLGSKDPDPDLEPPTATPSPSTSEEKEETQEAPELKPQTPKKDLLEIDRFTICGNRID
- the tapt1a gene encoding transmembrane anterior posterior transformation protein 1 homolog isoform X2, producing the protein MADSLGTGLSDKKESEIKVKKKENLLWDDARRSGKIGITPDPETLGFYDINAVRREQQRDLSDPSLGRFMCAELTRGYFLERNEAKYTERRERVYTCMRIPKELEKLMIFGFFLCLDAFLYVFTLLPLRVLLALLRVLTLPCCGLRGSRLLQPAQVCDVLKGLILLLCYSMMHYVDYSMMYHMIRGQSVIKLYIIYNMLEVADRLFSSFGQDILDALYWTATEPKERKRDSLGVLSHFLMAVFYVFLHSILIMVQASTLNVAFNSHNKSLLTIMMSNNFVEIKGSVFKKFEKNNLFQMSNSDIKERFTHYVLLLIVCLRNMEQFAWNQDHLWALLPDVVMVISSEVVVDIVKHAFITKFNEITADVYSEYRASLAFDLVSSRQKNACTDYSDSVARRMGFIPLPLAVLLIRVVMTSVKVQGALSYVCVFLFYLGMVTLKVLNSIVLLGKSCVYVKRANMEDKLFGPPVPPPSSSSSSGKTPSRTRTKCPAPAGQAWEEKAPTTPGTNTTTSSTSSSITSQPTARAETLPSPSQAAPLGSKDPDPDLEPPTATPSPSTSEEKEETQEAPELKPQTPKKDLLEIDRFTICGNRID
- the tapt1a gene encoding transmembrane anterior posterior transformation protein 1 homolog isoform X3 gives rise to the protein MLSGGNNNAISQIRRWGASCVRSSREATSWSVTRQSTRSAESACTRACAFPKSWKSGSRLLQPAQVCDVLKGLILLLCYSMMHYVDYSMMYHMIRGQSVIKLYIIYNMLEVADRLFSSFGQDILDALYWTATEPKERKRDSLGVLSHFLMAVFYVFLHSILIMVQASTLNVAFNSHNKSLLTIMMSNNFVEIKGSVFKKFEKNNLFQMSNSDIKERFTHYVLLLIVCLRNMEQFAWNQDHLWALLPDVVMVISSEVVVDIVKHAFITKFNEITADVYSEYRASLAFDLVSSRQKNACTDYSDSVARRMGFIPLPLAVLLIRVVMTSVKVQGALSYVCVFLFYLGMVTLKVLNSIVLLGKSCVYVKRANMEDKLFGPPVPPPSSSSSSGKTPSRTRTKCPAPAGQAWEEKAPTTPGTNTTTSSTSSSITSQPTARAETLPSPSQAAPLGSKDPDPDLEPPTATPSPSTSEEKEETQEAPELKPQTPKKDLLEIDRFTICGNRID